Below is a window of Campylobacter canadensis DNA.
TTTGCACTAATTTTATTTGATAATTTAAATATATAAATTATTCAATCTAACTGCAAAAGCCTTAGTTTTAATTATGAAAATATAAGGCTATATTTAAATTATATAGCCTTAAAATATTAACTATACATCAAGCTCAATGCTATTTAAAAGCATTTCATCGCCTTTAAGCACCTTAACATTTACGCTAGAACAATGTTTGCATATAAATTCATTTTTTTCCTGAATACAATTTTTAGCACAATCAAAGCAAAATAATTCTAACTCGCACACACTTACATATAATTTTGCTTTATAATAAATACTATTTTCATCTTGCACAAAGGCATTAAAAGCTTCTTTAAAATAATGCTCTTCCACTCCGCTTAATCTACCTAGGCTGACATAAACGGCATTTATTTTTTTTGCATTCTTTTGCTTAGCAATTTTTTCGCATTCATTTAATAAATTATTAACAATAGCCATCTCATGCATTAGCAAATCCTTGGCAATAACTCGCCTTTTGGCGATTGCAAAACGCTTTTTAAGCCATAAGGGCTTTGTAAAATTACCGTAGCTTTATTTTTTTGAACTTCTCCTATTATTCTTGAATTAGGATTAAATTCTTGCAATTTTGCACAAAGCTCTTCAGCCTTATTAGCACTTGCAATGCAAACAAAGGTGCCTTCATTAGCTAAATCATAAGGGCTAAAGCCAAGCAATTCACAAAAAGCAAAAACCTCATCACTTACAATAATTTTTTCTTCTTCAATCAAAAATTCTAAATTACAAGCAAGTGATAGTTCATTTAAAACACTAGCAATTCCACCACGAGTAGCATCTCTTAAACATTTTACTCCGCCTATTTTTAAAATCTGGCTTACCTCATTTATTAGACATTTTGCATCACTTTTTATATTGCATTCAAAATTATTCCTATTTGCCATCACACAAGCTCCGTGCCTTGCAATATCGCCGCTTAAAATAATTTTATCTCCACTTTTAATTTCTTTTGGATTTATCGTATTTGTAAATGCACTAGCATCACCTATGCAAGTTGTGTTTATAAATATTTCATCACACTTACCCTTAGGTAGCACTTTTAAATCACCGCATTTTAATTTAACATTTGCTTGTTTTAGTTCATTTGCAAAAGAATTTAAAATAATTTTTAATTTTTCTTTACTAAAACCTTCTTCTAAAATTAAAGCTAAACTTATATATTTTGGCATAGCACCCATCATTAAAACATCATTTATTGAACCACAAGCTGCTATTTTTCCAATATTTGCTCCGTTAATAAAAATTGGGTTTAAAACAAAAGAATCAGTAGAAAAGGCTATGTTTTTAAAACCATCTTCAACAGCTGCATCATTACTTAAGCCATTTTCTTGCTCTAAAAAAAGATTTTTTAAAACAAAATTTTTTAAAAAATCATCCATTTCATATCCACCGCCACCATAACTTAGTAAAACCATTTTTTATCCTTTTTGTATTTTTTTAAGAATAGTAATTTTTTTTAAATATATACTTATATTTTTTTTCGTTAATAAAAAAGTTTTAAAATAGTTGATATTATCAAGTAAAGGAAAAAAATGTTTTATCAAAAAATTGCATATGCTGATAGAAAAATAATTCAAAAGATTAATTCAATTAGTAGCGAGTATAATCTTAATTTTAGTGATTTAAGAGTTTTTTCTTATCTTAGCAAAACTAAAGATTGCAACATTAGTTCAATTTGTGCATATTATGATTTAGATAGAGCCTTGCTATCAAGAACAATAAATAAATTAAAGCAAATGAAACTAATACACATTAGTAAAAATGAAGACAAAAGAGAAAAGATTATAAGTTTAAGCGCTAAGGCAAAAGAAATTTATTTTGATATAAACATAAAACTACAAGCTTTTGATGAAACATTGCTAAGTCCTTTAAATTCTGATGAAAAATATATGCTTTTTAATCTACTTGATAAAATCAATAAAAATCTTTAATTTTAGGAGAGCTTTATGGCTTTAAGTAAAAAATATAATTTATTTAATCGTGATTTTATTTGTTTATTTGCTATAAATTTTATAGCAACATTTGCATTTTATATGACTACAATTACAAGTAATGACTATGCTGTTAAAATATTAAATGCAGATACTGCAATGGCTGGTCTTGCTAGTGGAATTTTTGTAATTGGGGCTTTATTTGCAAGATTGTATTTTGGTTCTAAGATTGATAATATCAATATTAAATTATTAATTTATGTTGGCATTATTTTATACTTAATAGATACTTTATTTTATTTTATTGTAAAAGATATTTATGTGCTTATTGTAATCCGTTTTGTTGCAGGACTTTGTTATGGAATTTGTTCTAGTGCTTGCGGTGCTTTGATTGCTAGAATTATTCCTAAAAATAAAAGAGGAGTTGGAATTGGATATTATGCTTTAAGTGTTATTTTTTCTTCTGCAATTGGACCTTTTTTAGCTGTTTTACTTTCTAGCAAAAATACTTTTAATTTAAGCTTTTTAATTACTGCAATTAGTATTTTTCTTGCTTTAATTTTTAATATTATTTTAAAGGTTAGAAAATTAAAAATAAGCCATCAAAAACAAAAAGCAAAAGGTTTGTTTGCTTATATTGAAAAAAGCTCTTTGGGAATTTCAAGCGTGGTTTTTGTTCTTGGAATTTGTTATGGAGCTATTTTAATTTTTATGAGTGCTTACACTCAAGCACTTGATACAATCAACAATAATTATATTTTTAAATTCTCTCAAGCTGGTGCTGTATTTTTTATTTGCTATGCCATTGTTAGTGTCTTTTCAAGACCTATTGCTGGAAAATTATTTGATAAATATGGAGCAAATTTTGTAATACTTCCATCATTAGTATGCTTTGTTTTTTGCCTACTTTTACTTGCTAATGCCTTTCATCCTAGTTTAATTTTACTTTCTGCTATTTTTTGTGCATTGGGCTATGGCGTTGCAACTTCAAGCGCACAAAGTTTAGCTATAAAATTAGCACCTGTAAATAAAGTTGGCTTAGCAAGCACAACCTTTTTTATTGCACTTGATTTAGGAATAGGTTTAAGCCCATATTGTTTAGGCAAACTTGAGCCAATCTTAGGCTATGCAAATTTATTTAATATTTGTGCTGTGTTAGTAGTATTTTCTGTATTTTTATATTATTTATTTGTAATGAAGAAAAATAATCCTTAAAAATAAGGATTATTTATATTGATTTTTTAACTCTTCTTTTTTAATTTTATATTCATTTTTAATTTGCTTTTTATAGGCTTTTAATTCTTCTTTTTTAGCCTTATATTCGCTTTTACTCATAGAATCTTTTTTAGCATCAAGCTCTTTTAGCTTACTTTCAACTTGTAAAACTTCGCTTTCTTTTTTATTTTCTAAACTTTTTTTAGCCTTATTTAATTCTTGCTCGTAATTTGGATTTTTATTACACCTTGCTTTAACATCTGCTATGGCTTTATTTAAACCATTAATTCTATTTGTATTTGAGTATTGTTTTGCATACTCTAATTCATTTTGTAGTTTTTGTAATTTTATATTACAATCAGCTTGCAAAAAAGCACAAGCGCACATACTTAAAATAAATATTTTTTTCATTTTAATACCTCGTAAGAAATAATATCAATTTTTGAGCTTAAAAATTTATCACAAGATTTTAAATTTTCACATAATTTTGTGCTTAAATATTTTTTAGAACAATCAGCAAAAACACTTGTTACTATGCAATCTCCATAAAGCTCTTTAGCCTTAATTGCTGCTAAGAAATTCGCACCTGAGCTAATTCCTACTCCAAGCCCACTTTTAGCTAATTTTTGCGCCATAATTACACTATCTACATCATTTACTATAATAATATCATCTAATTCATCTAATTTTACAATACTAGGCACAAAGCCATCGCCTATTCCTTGAATTAAATGTTCAGCATCTTGCCCAGGATAAGTCATACTAGCGCAACCTTCAGGCTCAACAGGGCAAACTTTTATATTGCTATCATAAGCTTTTAAAGCTTTTGCAACACCCATAATTGTTCCACCCGTACCAACACCTGCAACAAAACAATCTGCTTTTAAATTAATCTTTTGCAAGTCATTAATTATTTCTTGCCCTGTTGTAATATGTGCTTTTACATTGCTTAAATTATCAAATTGTTGAGGTCTAAAAGCATTTTCTTTACTAGCTGCAATATCAGCAAGTCTTACACTGCCACTAAATCCACCTTCTTCTTTGCTAACTTCTCTTAATTTTGCTCCATAGCTTAAAATTAATTTTTTTCTTTCTTCGCTCATCCAAGATGGCATAAATATTTCAACCTCACAGCCTAAATAAGCACCTAAAGCACTAAAAGCAATTCCTGTATTTCCACTAGTTGCTTCTTTTATACCCATTCCTTCTTTAAAACTTTTATCCTTGTAAGCATCTTCAATAATATTAATTGCCATTCTATCCTTAATTGAACCACTTGGATTAAAGCATTCTAGTTTAAAAAAAGCAAAAGAC
It encodes the following:
- a CDS encoding DUF1090 family protein, which gives rise to MKKIFILSMCACAFLQADCNIKLQKLQNELEYAKQYSNTNRINGLNKAIADVKARCNKNPNYEQELNKAKKSLENKKESEVLQVESKLKELDAKKDSMSKSEYKAKKEELKAYKKQIKNEYKIKKEELKNQYK
- a CDS encoding hydrogenase maturation nickel metallochaperone HypA; translated protein: MHEMAIVNNLLNECEKIAKQKNAKKINAVYVSLGRLSGVEEHYFKEAFNAFVQDENSIYYKAKLYVSVCELELFCFDCAKNCIQEKNEFICKHCSSVNVKVLKGDEMLLNSIELDV
- a CDS encoding MarR family winged helix-turn-helix transcriptional regulator; protein product: MFYQKIAYADRKIIQKINSISSEYNLNFSDLRVFSYLSKTKDCNISSICAYYDLDRALLSRTINKLKQMKLIHISKNEDKREKIISLSAKAKEIYFDINIKLQAFDETLLSPLNSDEKYMLFNLLDKINKNL
- a CDS encoding MFS transporter, which produces MALSKKYNLFNRDFICLFAINFIATFAFYMTTITSNDYAVKILNADTAMAGLASGIFVIGALFARLYFGSKIDNINIKLLIYVGIILYLIDTLFYFIVKDIYVLIVIRFVAGLCYGICSSACGALIARIIPKNKRGVGIGYYALSVIFSSAIGPFLAVLLSSKNTFNLSFLITAISIFLALIFNIILKVRKLKISHQKQKAKGLFAYIEKSSLGISSVVFVLGICYGAILIFMSAYTQALDTINNNYIFKFSQAGAVFFICYAIVSVFSRPIAGKLFDKYGANFVILPSLVCFVFCLLLLANAFHPSLILLSAIFCALGYGVATSSAQSLAIKLAPVNKVGLASTTFFIALDLGIGLSPYCLGKLEPILGYANLFNICAVLVVFSVFLYYLFVMKKNNP
- the hypE gene encoding hydrogenase expression/formation protein HypE, giving the protein MVLLSYGGGGYEMDDFLKNFVLKNLFLEQENGLSNDAAVEDGFKNIAFSTDSFVLNPIFINGANIGKIAACGSINDVLMMGAMPKYISLALILEEGFSKEKLKIILNSFANELKQANVKLKCGDLKVLPKGKCDEIFINTTCIGDASAFTNTINPKEIKSGDKIILSGDIARHGACVMANRNNFECNIKSDAKCLINEVSQILKIGGVKCLRDATRGGIASVLNELSLACNLEFLIEEEKIIVSDEVFAFCELLGFSPYDLANEGTFVCIASANKAEELCAKLQEFNPNSRIIGEVQKNKATVILQSPYGLKSVLQSPKGELLPRIC
- a CDS encoding PLP-dependent cysteine synthase family protein, whose product is MLNKIQNYKKLVGNTPLVRVNYSFNNKKSFAFFKLECFNPSGSIKDRMAINIIEDAYKDKSFKEGMGIKEATSGNTGIAFSALGAYLGCEVEIFMPSWMSEERKKLILSYGAKLREVSKEEGGFSGSVRLADIAASKENAFRPQQFDNLSNVKAHITTGQEIINDLQKINLKADCFVAGVGTGGTIMGVAKALKAYDSNIKVCPVEPEGCASMTYPGQDAEHLIQGIGDGFVPSIVKLDELDDIIIVNDVDSVIMAQKLAKSGLGVGISSGANFLAAIKAKELYGDCIVTSVFADCSKKYLSTKLCENLKSCDKFLSSKIDIISYEVLK